In Scophthalmus maximus strain ysfricsl-2021 chromosome 16, ASM2237912v1, whole genome shotgun sequence, the following proteins share a genomic window:
- the LOC118287250 gene encoding kinesin-like protein KIF20A isoform X3, with protein MDNIFNFLMESCFAGKPDRVGPVMVDDIRRDLQGDFDAFPAQDVVPSENLQVYLRVRPFTLTESDGGESQECVTIEGSDTVVLKAPRSCQSNRQSEKSLPQTAQRFTFTQVFGPEANQRRVFEGSVRGSVRDVLEGGNCLLFTYGVTNAGKTFTFLGPDHDSGLLPRSLSVIFSSIEGRLYARCDLKPQRCRDVSRLTPDQQAAESSSKRILLRLLRENDKGLTSGRSTFLEGSSVSTDNSMNSVADADSFSLDVESNVRFSVWVSFCEIYNDNIHDLLEQVPGGHHRRTVLRLSQDVKGNSFVKDLRWVQVNSSDEAYRVMKIGRKNQSFCSTRLNQASSRSHSIFSIRILRVDDVGVPRVLGISELSLCDLAGSERCSRTHNTGERLKEAGNINSSLLTLGKCINAMRLNQHAKFQHHVPFRESKLTHFLQFFFCGAGRVSMVVNINQNASCFDETLNVLKFSALAQKVVVVNSRPIAPDDAPHRSAMELSMIIDEADLRRDASGRGRRSSLVAWETSLEDVLEDGEEDEEEESVMEGTVLEAGSEEDEGEEEDRTMEEEEKSDRGAALRLVLEAQIREEVSSEFMELFNKMEKDYSDRLEKEREILEERAEKRVEILKNLVSKTVDLSVVNGNSSKEDQAAQLEGIISSMTEDLEKIREDAQSVHHCLTLHTHTAELEALRLEKQRSHEQLQEANEGLERQRQKLSELIDTCQQKDNVINRLQADVEDATQDKALVESIRSELHQVQENCRCLMRREEEEEEKSRKRQRNNLDDEDRGGQAKKRVVLEEEIWRLQEENEKKEETILQLRRGLEEGLRRQEEGLRRREEELRVHEEELRVHEEELRRQEEGLMRQEEELRIQGEELRVHEEELRVHEEELRRQEEELRIQGEGLRRQEEELIVQGEELRRREEGLRRREEEVEELKKEQVLLQQKVQELTGLDECHHCVSVSSSLESEQKETSRLTKENKALINGMFQLQTEVTGLQKQLKEKTDRCDSLSEQLTVAETRFQHLQSQSEEKSRSVVSLTEALEELRSRVQEEEGRGSSVFHAAMETLKTESRAALQRSADKSQQIQDLQMEKSRLEEKLRHSENRCAVITEESANQKAEFHRLRAELVSEGGALRSRLEEMEERREDERETREWQQQQQQKENTVSVVEELKEEMQRLQERRGRMGQYEEVKREMERLQRLKEEREKHTQDVHVSPLRSNMADRKKLPKTTGRKRKSCEVEELVISENKRNKVRANTRVHEQTSSVVKVKRDATLQKIEDLIHRSPLILGSKAKTFIGLVSGHSVEREAITTATRPRRGRRKLYKTDASTPLFDSPITTSGGAEEEKESDHLIIRRQLRSKTCRK; from the exons atggacaatatattcaacttct tgatggaGTCTTGTTTCGCCGGGAAGCCGGACAGAGTCGGACCGGTGATGGTGGACGACATCCGCAGAGACCTGCAGGGTGACTTCGATGCGTTCCCAGCACAG GACGTGGTTCCATCAGAGAACCTGCAGGTTTACCTGAGGGTTCGACCGTTCACTTTGACGGAGAGCGACGGCGGAGAGTCACAG gAGTGTGTGACCATCGAGGGGTCGGACACCGTGGTCCTGAAGGCTCCCaggagctgtcaatcaaacagacagagcGAGAAGTCCCTCCCACAGACGGCCCAGAGGTTCACCTTCACACAG GTGTTCGGTCCAGAGGCCAATCAGAGGAGGGTGTTCGAGGGTTCTGTCCGTGGTTCGGTCCGAGACGTTCTGGAGGGAGGAAACTGTCTGTTGTTCACGTATGGAGTCACCAACGCCGGGAAGACCTTCACGTTCCTCG GTCCGGACCACGACTCCGGGCTGCTGCcccgctctctgtctgtcatcttCAGCAGCATCGAGGGGCGACTGTACGCTCGCTGTGACCTCAAGCCTCAACGCTGCAGAGACGTCAGCAGACTGACCCCAGACCAGCAGgcggcagagagcagcagcaagagGATCCTGCTGAGGCTGCTCCGAGAG aacGACAAAGGTCTGACGTCTGGACGATCAACGTTTCTTGAAG gCTCGTCTGTCAGCACTGACAACAGTATGAACAGCGTCGCTGACGCTGACAGTTTCAGTCTGGACGTCGAGTCAAACGTCCGTTTCTCTGTCTGGGTTTCATTCTGTGAGATTTACAACGACAACATCCACGACCTGCTGGAGCAG GTTCCTGGAGGTCACCACAGGAGGACGGTGCTGCGACTGTCCCAGGACGTCAAAGGAAACTCCTTCgtcaaag aCCTGCGGTGGGTCCAGGTGAACAGCTCTGATGAAGCCTACAGAGTGATGAAGATCGGGAGGAAGAACCAGAGTTTCTGCTCCACCAGACTGAACCAGGCGTCGAGCCGGAG TCACAGCATCTTCTCCATCAGGATCCTCAGAGTGGACGACGTCGGAGTTCCCAGAGTTCTCGGCATCAGCGA gttgtCCCTGTGCGACCTCGCCGGCTCAGAGCGTTGCTCTCGAACGCACAACACTGGAGAGAGACTGAAGGAGGCAGGAAACATCAACAGCTCTCTGCTGACGCTCGGGAAGTGCATCAACGCCATGAGGCTCAACCAGCACGCCAA GTTCCAGCACCATGTTCCCTTCAGAGAGTCCAAACTGACCCACTTCCTgcagttcttcttctgtggtgccGGACGTGTCTCCATGGTCGTCAACATCAACCAGAACGCTTCCTGTTTCGACGAGACGCTCAACGTCCTCAAGTTCTCTGCCCTCGCCCAGaag GTTGTGGTGGTGAACTCCAGGCCCATCGCCCCCGACGACGCCCCCCACAGGTCGGCCATGGAGCTGTCGATGATCATCGACGAGGCCGACCTCCGCAGAGACGCGTCGGGTCGGGGCAGGAGGAGCTCGCTGGTCGCCTGGGAGACGAGCCTGGAGGACGTGTTGGAGGATggtgaggaagacgaggaggaggagagtgtgatGGAGGGAACCGTGCTGGAGGCAGGaagtgaggaagatgagggagaggaagaggacaggactatggaggaagaagagaag tcggACAGGGGGGCGGCGCTGCGTCTGGTGCTCGAGGCTCAGATCAGAGAAGAGGTCAGCTCTGAGTTCATGGAGCTTTTTAACAAGATGGAGAAAGACTACAG tgatcgtctggagaaagagagggagatccTGGAGGAGCGAGCAGAGAAGAGAGTAGAGATCCTGAAGAACCTCGTCAGTAAGACGGTCGATCTGTCCGTCGTCAATGGCAACAGTAGCAAG GAGGACCAGGCTGCTCAGTTGGAGGGAATCATCAGCTCAATGACTGAAGATCTGGAGAAGATCAGAGAGGACGCTCAGAGTGTTCACCACTGTCTGactttacatacacacactgcag AGCTGGAGGCGCTGCGATTGGAGAAGCAGCGGTCAcatgagcagctgcaggaagctAACGAG GGTCTGGAACGGCAGAGGCAGAAGCTGTCGGAGCTGATTGACACGTGTCAGCAGAAAGACAACGTCATCAATAGACTGCAGGCGGACGTGGAGGACGCCACCCAagac aaAGCTCTGGTGGAATCGATCAGGTCGGAGCTGCATCAGGTTCAGGAGAACTGCCGCTGTCTGATgcgacgagaggaggaagaggaggagaagagcaggaaACGCCAGCGTAACAATCTGGatgacgaggacagaggaggacaggccAAGAAAAGAG tggttctggaggaggagatctgGAGGCTTCAGGAGGAGAacgagaagaaggaggagaccATCCTCCAGCTGAGGAGGGGGCTGGAGGAAGGTctgaggagacaggaagaggggctgaggagaagggaggaggagttgAGGGTACATGAGGAGGAGTTGAGGGTACATGAGGAGGAGttgaggagacaggaggaggggttgatgagacaggaggaggagctgaggataCAGGGGGAGGAGTTGAGGGTACATGAGGAGGAGTTGAGGGTACATGAGGAGGAGttgaggagacaggaggaggagctgaggataCAGGGGGAAGGGctgaggagacaggaagaggagttGATTGTACAGGGGGAGGAgttgaggagacgagaggaggggctgaggagacgagaggaggaggtggaggagttgaAGAAGGAGCAGGTTTTGCTGCAGCAGAAGGTTCAGGAGTTGACAG GCTTGGACGAGTGTCATCACTGCGTCTCCGTGTCCTCGTCTCTGGAGTCGGAGCAGAAGGAAACGTCCCGACTGACGAAGGAGAACAAAGCTCTGATCAACGGAATGTTCCAGCTGCAGACGGAG GTCACTGGTCTCCAGAAGCAGCTCAAAGAGAAGACTGATAGATGCGACAGCCTATCAGAGCAGCTCACCGTCGCAGAGACACGCTTCCAGCACCTGCAGAGCCAgtcagaggagaagagcagaaGCGTCGTCAGTCTGACAGAAGCGCTGGAGGAACTGAGAAGCAGAGTCCAG gaggaggaggggcggggcagCAGTGTTTTCCACGCTGCCATGGAGACGCTGAAGACGGAGAGTCGTGCAGCGCTTCAGAGATCAGCtgacaaatcacaacagatCCAGGATCTGCAGATGGAAAAGAGTCGACTGGAGGAAAAGCTGAGGCACAG TGAGAACAGGTGTGCGGTGATCACAGAggagtcggccaatcagaaagCAGAATTCCACCGACTGAGGGCGGAGCTAGTGTCAGAGGGTGGAGCTCTTCGATCGAgactggaggagatggaggagagaagagaggacgagagagagacacgag agtggcagcagcagcagcagcagaaggagaacACGGTGTcagtggtggaggagctgaaggaggagatgcagaggctccaggagaggaggggcaggaTGGGGCAGtatgaggaggtgaagagagagatggagagactaCAGAGActaaaggaggagagagagaaacacacacaggacgttCATGTCTCTCCTCTGAGATCCAACATGGCCGACAGGAAGAAACTCCCCAAAACTaccgggaggaagaggaagagctgcGAGGTGGAG gagctGGTGATCAGTGAGAACAAGAGAAACAAAGTGAGAGCAAACACTCGGGTTCATGAGCAG ACGTCTTCGGTGGTGAAAGTCAAAAGAGATGCGACTCTGCAGAAGATTGAAGACTTGATCCACAGATCACCTTTAATCCTGGGcagcaaag CTAAAACCTTCATCGGCCTCGTCAGTGGTCACTCGGTGGAGAGGGAGGCAATTACCACAGCAACCAGACCCCGGCGAGGACGGAGGAAGCTTTATAAGACGGACGCTTCGACGCCGCTGTTCGACTCCCCGATCACG ACGTccggaggagccgaggaggagaaggagagcgatCACCTCATCATCAGGAGACAGCTGCGCTCCAAGACCTGCCGGAAGTGA